Proteins from one Cryptosporangium minutisporangium genomic window:
- a CDS encoding SAV_6107 family HEPN domain-containing protein has protein sequence MTYPVPVSVRPSTAVGDASGGTPVSVPASALPHRTPRELLALARHGLGEAAVTQSAGPRYATAHLAALRAAAAVLAVRARPLPPGVRRPRSRPTSVWVLLTQVAPEMGEWAAFFATAAVKRAAAEAGLPRAVTTREADDLLRDAERFCALVETTLGFPAQLPESAPRAG, from the coding sequence ATGACTTATCCGGTCCCCGTCTCGGTCCGGCCGTCCACGGCCGTCGGCGACGCATCCGGGGGGACGCCGGTCTCGGTGCCGGCCTCGGCGCTGCCGCACCGCACTCCGCGGGAGCTGCTCGCCCTGGCCAGGCACGGGCTCGGGGAGGCCGCGGTCACCCAGTCGGCCGGTCCCCGCTACGCCACCGCGCACCTGGCCGCTCTGCGAGCCGCCGCGGCTGTGCTGGCAGTCCGGGCGCGCCCGCTCCCGCCGGGCGTCCGCCGTCCCCGGTCGCGGCCGACCAGCGTCTGGGTGCTGCTCACCCAGGTGGCTCCGGAGATGGGGGAGTGGGCCGCGTTCTTCGCCACCGCCGCGGTGAAGCGGGCCGCCGCCGAAGCCGGGCTGCCCCGTGCGGTGACCACGCGCGAGGCCGACGACCTGCTCCGCGACGCGGAGCGCTTCTGCGCGCTGGTCGAGACCACGCTCGGATTTCCGGCCCAGCTGCCGGAGAGCGCACCCCGCGCGGGCTGA
- a CDS encoding transaminase yields the protein MDRRRLADLISRERARYAEQHPRSASAFSNAKHLFGRTPMTWMAKQAGGFPLYLATARGARVTDLDGHTYIDLCLGDTGAMAGHSPAPVVEAVNQRLGVLGGATAMMPTEDAAWVGAELTRRFGLPQWSLSLTATDANRWAIRLARAVTGRSKILVNSYCYHGSVDESLIVVGPDGKPEVREGNVGAPVDTRMTSRVAEFNDLEGLAAELANGDVAAVLMEPALTNIGIVLPEPGYLEGVRRLTREHGALLINDETHTFSAGPGGCTRAWDLEPDVLTIGKAIGGGVPVGAYGLSDEVTARIEARDDLDLIDMGGVGGTLAGNALSVAATRATLEHVLTDAAFAGMTALGTRLAEGTAALIARHGVPWSVAQLGARAEFRFADPAPRNGGESHAAGDAELDDYLHVYAANRGVLLTPFHNMALVCPETTEADVDAHLEVLDAAVADLV from the coding sequence GTGGACCGTCGTCGTCTCGCCGACCTGATCAGCCGCGAACGCGCCCGGTACGCCGAACAGCACCCGCGTTCGGCGTCCGCGTTCTCGAACGCAAAGCATCTGTTCGGCCGCACCCCGATGACCTGGATGGCCAAGCAGGCCGGCGGGTTCCCGCTCTACCTCGCGACCGCACGCGGCGCCCGGGTCACCGACCTCGACGGGCACACGTACATCGACCTCTGCCTGGGCGACACCGGTGCGATGGCCGGCCACTCCCCCGCACCGGTCGTCGAGGCCGTCAACCAGCGCCTAGGCGTCCTCGGCGGCGCCACGGCGATGATGCCCACCGAGGACGCCGCGTGGGTCGGTGCGGAGCTGACCCGCCGGTTCGGCCTGCCGCAGTGGAGCCTGTCACTGACCGCCACCGACGCGAACCGCTGGGCGATCCGGCTGGCCCGCGCCGTCACCGGCCGGTCGAAGATCCTGGTCAACAGCTACTGCTACCACGGCAGCGTGGACGAGTCGCTGATCGTGGTGGGGCCGGACGGGAAGCCGGAGGTCCGCGAGGGCAACGTCGGCGCCCCGGTCGACACCCGGATGACCAGCCGCGTCGCCGAGTTCAACGACCTCGAGGGGCTCGCCGCCGAGCTCGCGAACGGCGACGTCGCCGCGGTGCTGATGGAGCCGGCGCTGACGAACATCGGCATCGTGCTGCCCGAGCCCGGCTACCTGGAGGGTGTCCGGCGGCTGACCCGGGAGCACGGCGCGCTGCTGATCAACGACGAGACGCACACGTTCTCGGCCGGCCCCGGCGGATGCACCCGCGCCTGGGACCTGGAGCCGGACGTGCTGACGATCGGCAAGGCGATCGGCGGCGGCGTCCCGGTCGGCGCCTACGGGCTGTCCGACGAGGTGACCGCCCGGATCGAGGCTCGCGACGACCTGGACCTGATCGACATGGGCGGGGTCGGCGGGACGCTGGCGGGCAATGCACTCTCGGTGGCGGCGACCCGGGCGACTCTCGAGCACGTCCTCACCGACGCGGCGTTCGCCGGGATGACCGCGCTCGGTACCCGCCTGGCCGAGGGCACGGCGGCGCTGATCGCCCGGCACGGCGTGCCGTGGTCGGTGGCGCAGCTCGGGGCGCGGGCCGAGTTCCGGTTCGCGGACCCGGCGCCGCGCAACGGGGGCGAGTCGCACGCCGCCGGCGACGCCGAACTCGACGACTACCTGCACGTTTACGCCGCGAACCGGGGCGTGCTGCTGACGCCGTTCCACAACATGGCGCTGGTCTGCCCGGAGACCACCGAGGCCGACGTCGACGCCCACCTCGAGGTGCTCGACGCCGCGGTCGCCGACCTCGTCTGA
- a CDS encoding DNA polymerase Y family protein translates to MSATPTRVAAVWAPDWPVVAAASAADVPLHLPVAVLAANRVVACSEVARAENVRRGLRRREAQALCPDLVLLDADPDRDARAFEPIVAAVEELAPGVEIVRPGLCAFRVRGPARYFGSEPEVAERVVDAVAAACGVEVLVGVAEGVFAAALAARHGGIVPPGESPAFLAPLDLTVVDRPDLVSLMRRLGVHTVGDFAALPARDVLARFGPDGAAAHRLARGLEPRPLVARLPPVDLSARREIDPPAERVDTVAFVARTLAEEFAERLAAHGLACTRLIIEAATANGEELSRTWRHDGVLTVADIADRVRWQLDGWLTGRSREDRPTAGVTVVRLAPEDVVEHGGAQLGLWGDTGADDERAHRALTRVQGLLGPDAVVTPVLGGGRDPESRVRYVAWRDAREPALPLEPPWPGRLPPPAPATVPPGPPPVSVLGADGEPVGVTGRHLLTGLPAQVRLGSGPGRDVLGWAGPWPADERWWSPVQARRRAWLQVVLDVAEGTEPSALLLALEGGSWQLVGVYD, encoded by the coding sequence ATGAGCGCCACCCCCACGCGGGTCGCGGCCGTCTGGGCGCCGGACTGGCCGGTGGTCGCCGCCGCATCCGCCGCCGACGTTCCGCTGCACCTCCCGGTCGCGGTGCTCGCCGCGAACCGCGTGGTGGCCTGCTCCGAGGTGGCCAGGGCCGAGAACGTCCGCCGTGGCCTGCGCCGCCGGGAGGCGCAGGCGCTCTGCCCCGATCTGGTGCTGCTCGACGCCGACCCCGATCGGGACGCGCGGGCGTTCGAACCGATCGTCGCGGCGGTGGAGGAGCTCGCTCCGGGCGTCGAGATCGTCCGCCCGGGGCTGTGCGCGTTCCGGGTCCGCGGCCCCGCCCGCTACTTCGGATCGGAGCCGGAGGTCGCCGAGCGGGTGGTGGACGCCGTCGCCGCGGCGTGCGGCGTCGAAGTGCTGGTTGGTGTCGCCGAGGGGGTGTTCGCGGCCGCACTGGCCGCCCGCCACGGCGGCATCGTTCCGCCCGGGGAGAGCCCGGCGTTCCTGGCGCCGCTCGACCTCACGGTGGTCGACCGGCCGGACCTGGTGAGCCTGATGCGACGGCTGGGCGTCCACACCGTGGGTGACTTCGCCGCGCTACCGGCCCGGGACGTCCTGGCCCGGTTCGGCCCGGACGGCGCGGCCGCGCACCGGCTGGCCCGTGGGCTGGAGCCCCGCCCGCTGGTGGCGCGACTCCCGCCGGTGGACCTGTCGGCCCGCCGGGAGATCGATCCGCCGGCCGAGCGGGTCGACACGGTCGCGTTCGTCGCCCGGACGCTCGCCGAGGAGTTCGCCGAGCGGCTCGCCGCCCACGGGCTCGCCTGCACCCGGCTGATCATCGAGGCCGCGACCGCGAACGGTGAGGAACTGAGCCGAACCTGGCGGCACGACGGCGTGCTCACCGTCGCCGACATCGCCGACCGCGTCCGCTGGCAGCTCGACGGCTGGCTGACCGGGCGCTCGCGGGAAGACCGGCCGACGGCGGGCGTCACCGTGGTCCGGCTGGCGCCGGAGGACGTCGTCGAGCACGGCGGCGCGCAGCTGGGTCTCTGGGGCGACACCGGCGCCGACGACGAGCGGGCGCACCGGGCGCTGACCCGGGTGCAGGGCCTGCTCGGTCCGGACGCGGTGGTGACGCCGGTCCTCGGCGGCGGTCGCGACCCGGAGAGCCGGGTCCGGTACGTCGCCTGGCGTGACGCCAGGGAGCCGGCGTTGCCCCTCGAACCACCGTGGCCGGGGCGACTCCCCCCGCCCGCCCCGGCCACGGTGCCCCCCGGTCCGCCTCCGGTCAGCGTCCTCGGGGCCGACGGCGAGCCGGTCGGGGTGACCGGCCGGCACCTACTCACCGGTCTGCCTGCTCAGGTGCGGCTCGGCAGCGGTCCCGGCCGTGACGTCCTCGGGTGGGCCGGTCCGTGGCCCGCCGACGAGCGCTGGTGGAGCCCGGTGCAAGCCCGTCGGCGGGCCTGGCTGCAGGTCGTGCTGGACGTGGCCGAGGGCACCGAGCCGTCGGCCTTGTTGCTCGCGCTGGAGGGCGGTAGCTGGCAGCTCGTCGGTGTCTACGACTGA
- a CDS encoding fasciclin domain-containing protein — protein sequence MSSLRFLPTRRRWLLVVLGLVVAVGLAVTWAVAGRGGQAPVSTQAMSTSVPTDPTALFGSGCDALPDSPSDPASPSGMRGRPVREVVERHPQLTTLRDAVKKAGMLDSFDGRTGLTMLLPTDAAFDKVPGWQLKLALSNKSMLTDILTYHVIEKPLNPKQLNLDGPFTTVEGSELRVRGFGEKLRLGAQNAHVTCGNIPTKNATIYFVDTVLLPT from the coding sequence GTGTCCTCGCTGCGCTTCCTGCCCACCCGGCGTCGGTGGCTACTGGTGGTCCTCGGCCTCGTGGTCGCGGTCGGGTTAGCGGTGACCTGGGCGGTCGCCGGGCGGGGCGGACAAGCCCCGGTCTCTACCCAGGCGATGTCGACGTCGGTACCCACCGACCCGACGGCGCTGTTCGGCAGCGGGTGCGACGCGCTGCCGGACAGCCCGTCCGACCCCGCGTCACCGTCCGGGATGCGCGGGCGGCCGGTCCGGGAGGTCGTCGAACGGCACCCGCAACTCACCACGCTGCGGGACGCGGTGAAGAAGGCCGGCATGCTGGACAGCTTCGACGGTCGGACCGGGCTGACCATGCTGCTGCCCACCGACGCGGCGTTCGACAAGGTACCGGGGTGGCAGCTGAAGCTGGCGCTGTCGAACAAATCGATGCTCACCGACATCCTGACCTACCACGTCATCGAGAAGCCGCTGAACCCGAAGCAGCTGAACCTCGACGGGCCGTTCACCACCGTGGAGGGCAGCGAACTGCGCGTCCGCGGCTTCGGCGAGAAGCTGCGGCTCGGCGCCCAGAACGCCCACGTGACCTGCGGCAACATCCCCACCAAGAACGCCACGATCTACTTCGTCGACACCGTCTTACTGCCGACGTAA
- the ispG gene encoding flavodoxin-dependent (E)-4-hydroxy-3-methylbut-2-enyl-diphosphate synthase, which yields MTAVSLGLPRPPAPKLTERRVSRQIMVGNVPVGGDAPVSVQSMTTTPTADVNRTLQQIAELTTSGCQIVRVAVPSQDDADALPAIAKKSPIPVIADIHFQPKYVFAAIDAGCAAVRVNPGNIKQFDDKVKEIAKAASDAGVPIRIGVNAGSLDKRLLSKYGRPTPEALVESALWECSLFEEHGFRDIKISVKHNDPVVMINAYRQLARACDYPLHLGVTEAGPAFQGTIKSAVAFGALLAEGIGDTIRVSLSAPPVEEVKVGNQILESLGLRERGLEIVSCPSCGRAQVDVYTLAEEVTAGLEGLPVPLRVAVMGCVVNGPGEAREADLGVASGNGKGQIFVKGQVIKTVPESQIVETLIEEALRLAEEMGAELPEELRGLGPTVEVH from the coding sequence GTGACCGCCGTCTCCCTCGGCCTGCCCCGTCCCCCTGCTCCCAAGCTCACCGAGCGCCGGGTGTCCCGGCAGATCATGGTCGGCAACGTGCCGGTGGGTGGCGACGCTCCGGTCAGCGTCCAGTCGATGACCACGACGCCGACGGCGGACGTCAACCGGACCCTCCAGCAGATCGCCGAGCTGACGACGTCCGGATGTCAGATCGTCCGGGTGGCCGTCCCCAGCCAGGACGACGCGGACGCGCTGCCGGCGATCGCGAAGAAGAGTCCGATCCCGGTCATCGCGGACATCCACTTCCAGCCGAAGTACGTCTTCGCGGCGATCGACGCCGGCTGCGCGGCGGTGCGGGTCAACCCGGGCAACATCAAGCAGTTCGACGACAAGGTCAAGGAGATCGCGAAGGCGGCCTCCGACGCCGGCGTGCCGATCCGGATCGGGGTCAACGCGGGCTCGCTGGACAAGCGTCTGCTGTCCAAGTACGGGCGCCCGACGCCGGAAGCGCTGGTCGAGAGCGCGCTCTGGGAATGCTCGCTCTTCGAGGAGCACGGGTTCCGTGACATCAAGATCTCGGTCAAGCACAACGACCCGGTCGTGATGATCAACGCCTACCGGCAGCTGGCCCGGGCCTGCGACTACCCGCTGCACCTGGGTGTCACCGAGGCCGGCCCGGCGTTCCAGGGCACGATCAAGTCCGCGGTCGCGTTCGGGGCGCTGCTCGCCGAGGGCATCGGCGACACGATCCGGGTCTCGCTGTCGGCTCCGCCGGTGGAAGAGGTCAAGGTCGGTAACCAGATCCTGGAGTCGCTCGGCCTGCGGGAGCGCGGGCTGGAGATCGTCTCCTGCCCGTCGTGCGGCCGTGCCCAGGTGGACGTCTACACGCTGGCCGAGGAGGTCACGGCGGGCCTGGAAGGGCTGCCCGTGCCGCTCCGCGTCGCCGTGATGGGCTGCGTCGTGAACGGCCCGGGGGAGGCGCGCGAGGCCGACCTCGGCGTCGCCAGCGGCAACGGCAAGGGCCAGATCTTCGTCAAGGGACAGGTCATCAAGACCGTTCCGGAGTCGCAGATCGTCGAGACGCTGATCGAGGAGGCGCTCAGGCTCGCCGAGGAGATGGGTGCGGAACTCCCCGAGGAGCTGCGCGGCCTGGGCCCGACGGTCGAGGTCCACTGA
- a CDS encoding methyltransferase — protein MPRTRTQANPRYAVVWAVLNAELDRRAATDGAPAHVVDAGGGTGGFAVPLAKAGHRVTVVDPSPDALAALARRAAERDVADRITAYQGDADDLPNLVEPGTADVVLCHSVLEVVDDPARTLAAVAAALRPGGCASVLVANRVATVLARALAGHFGQAQDALSGDLEPRRYDLEALAALVTKAGLAPERWHGVRVLADLVPGAVVDVEPDALEALVALELALAERPPYRDIATQLHVLARR, from the coding sequence GTGCCCCGCACCCGCACGCAGGCCAACCCGCGCTACGCCGTGGTCTGGGCCGTGCTGAACGCGGAGCTCGACCGTCGTGCCGCGACCGACGGTGCCCCCGCGCACGTCGTCGACGCCGGCGGCGGTACCGGCGGCTTCGCGGTCCCGCTGGCCAAGGCTGGGCACCGGGTCACGGTGGTGGATCCGAGCCCGGACGCGCTCGCCGCGCTGGCCCGGCGGGCCGCCGAGCGTGACGTCGCCGACCGGATCACCGCGTACCAGGGCGACGCCGACGATCTGCCCAACCTGGTCGAGCCCGGCACCGCCGACGTGGTGCTCTGCCACAGCGTCCTGGAGGTCGTCGACGATCCCGCCCGGACGCTCGCGGCGGTGGCCGCGGCGCTGCGTCCCGGTGGGTGCGCGAGCGTGCTGGTGGCCAACCGGGTCGCGACGGTGCTCGCGCGGGCTCTGGCCGGGCACTTCGGTCAAGCCCAGGACGCGCTCAGCGGCGACCTGGAGCCCCGCCGCTATGACTTGGAGGCGCTCGCCGCGCTCGTCACCAAGGCCGGCCTTGCGCCCGAACGGTGGCACGGTGTCCGGGTGCTCGCCGACCTGGTGCCGGGCGCCGTCGTCGACGTCGAGCCCGACGCGCTGGAGGCACTGGTGGCACTCGAACTGGCGCTGGCCGAGCGTCCGCCGTACCGGGACATCGCTACCCAGCTCCACGTCCTGGCCCGGCGGTGA
- a CDS encoding error-prone DNA polymerase — protein MGWGNPPVPWKELERALSGEIPDGGDAPGWSRKREAYEPAPAARPRETVPYAELHCHSNFSFLDGASHPEELVEEAVRLGLTGLALTDHDGMYGVVRFAEAAAAHGLATVFGAELSLGLSGPQNGMADPEGDHLLVLARDPDGYRRLCTAISEAHLRGEEKGRPVYRLDELAEAADGHWLVLTGCRKGTVRRALDATGADGTLPVVDGPRDADRALRSLIDRFGRDNVVVELTDHGDPLDSERNDVLAALAAEHRLQLVATNNVHYAAPARRKLATALAAVRARRSLDEIEGWLPAAATAHLRSGTEMARLFARYPGAVANAAKIAAECAFDLQLIAPNLPDCEVGAGHTEMSWLRHLTEIGALDRYGTRKERPDAYAQIDHELDVIERLGFPGYFLIVESITTWCKQNDIFCQGRGSAANSAVCYALGITNVDAVGYGLLFERFLAPERDGPPDIDLDIESGRREEVIQHVYETYGRRRAAQVANVISYRPKSAIRDVAKAFGFSPGQQDAWSKQLEHWGKIGEAEVPAPVAEMAEQLLKFPRHLGIHSGGMVLCDRPVTEVCPIEWARMENRTVLQWDKDDCAAAGLVKFDLLGLGMLTALHYCRDLVRDHHGLLVDLHRIPLDDKAVYAMLCEADSVGVFQVESRAQMATLPRLKPREFYDLVVEVALIRPGPIQGGSVHPYIRRRNGQEKPRYAHPLLENALHKTLGVPLFQEQLMQMAVDVAGFSAAEADQLRRAIGSKRSPERMDALRDRFYAGMAANGITGELADQIFGQLAAFANFGFPESHAMSFAALVLYSSWFKRYFPAAFCAALLAAQPMGFYSPQSLVADARRHGVTVRGPDLNASLAKATLEPLGVPDGPSAFPPPGTPPRLDHAVRLGLAAVRTIGDDLADRLVAERAEHGPYTDMTNLTQRIALTTAQVEALATAGAFDCFGLSRRAALWAAGAVAQGRPDRLAGVVIGVEAPMLPGMSEVEEAIADVWATGVSPDSYPTQFVRSQLDARGAVPIASLGAFRDGSRVLVGGVVTHRQRPATAGGVTFVNLEDETGMLNVVCTQGVWTRYRRVARGSAALLVRGRLQNVEGVIGVSAEVLEPLPLRVTSTSRDFR, from the coding sequence ATGGGGTGGGGCAATCCACCTGTGCCGTGGAAGGAGCTGGAGCGCGCGCTCTCCGGGGAGATCCCGGACGGCGGCGACGCCCCCGGCTGGTCGCGGAAGCGGGAAGCGTACGAACCGGCGCCCGCGGCCCGCCCGCGGGAGACCGTTCCCTACGCCGAGCTGCACTGCCACTCGAACTTCAGCTTCCTCGACGGCGCCAGCCACCCGGAGGAGCTGGTCGAGGAGGCGGTCCGGCTGGGGCTGACCGGGCTCGCGCTCACCGACCACGACGGGATGTACGGGGTGGTCCGGTTCGCCGAGGCGGCCGCCGCCCACGGCCTGGCGACGGTGTTCGGCGCGGAGCTGAGCCTGGGGCTGTCCGGCCCGCAGAACGGGATGGCCGATCCGGAGGGCGACCATCTGCTGGTGCTCGCCCGCGACCCGGACGGTTACCGCCGGCTCTGTACGGCGATCAGCGAGGCGCACCTGCGCGGCGAGGAGAAGGGGCGGCCGGTCTACCGGCTGGACGAGCTGGCCGAGGCCGCCGACGGGCACTGGCTGGTGCTCACCGGCTGCCGCAAGGGCACGGTGCGGCGGGCGCTCGACGCCACCGGCGCCGACGGGACGCTCCCGGTCGTCGACGGGCCGCGCGACGCCGACCGGGCGCTGCGGAGCCTGATCGACCGGTTCGGCCGGGACAACGTCGTCGTGGAGCTCACCGACCACGGCGACCCGCTGGACTCCGAGCGCAACGACGTCCTCGCCGCGCTCGCCGCCGAGCACCGGCTGCAGCTGGTCGCGACCAACAACGTGCACTACGCGGCGCCGGCCCGGCGCAAGCTGGCCACCGCACTCGCCGCGGTCCGGGCCCGGCGCAGCTTGGACGAGATCGAGGGCTGGCTACCGGCCGCGGCCACCGCCCACCTGCGGTCGGGTACGGAGATGGCCCGGTTGTTCGCCCGCTACCCGGGTGCGGTGGCGAACGCCGCGAAAATAGCCGCCGAGTGCGCGTTCGACCTGCAACTGATCGCCCCGAACCTGCCCGACTGCGAGGTCGGGGCCGGTCACACCGAGATGAGCTGGCTGCGGCACCTGACCGAGATCGGTGCCCTCGACCGGTACGGCACCCGGAAAGAGCGTCCGGACGCCTACGCCCAGATCGACCACGAGCTGGACGTGATCGAGCGGCTCGGGTTCCCCGGCTACTTCCTGATCGTCGAGTCGATCACCACCTGGTGCAAACAGAACGACATCTTCTGCCAGGGCCGGGGCTCGGCCGCCAACTCCGCGGTCTGTTACGCGCTGGGCATCACGAACGTCGACGCGGTGGGGTACGGGCTGCTCTTCGAGCGGTTCCTCGCCCCGGAGCGGGACGGGCCGCCCGACATCGACCTCGACATCGAGTCCGGCCGTCGCGAGGAGGTCATCCAGCACGTCTACGAGACGTACGGACGCCGCCGGGCCGCCCAAGTCGCGAACGTGATCAGCTACCGGCCGAAATCGGCGATCCGTGACGTCGCCAAGGCGTTCGGTTTCTCACCCGGCCAGCAGGACGCGTGGAGCAAGCAGCTGGAGCACTGGGGGAAGATCGGCGAAGCCGAGGTGCCCGCGCCGGTGGCCGAGATGGCCGAGCAGCTGTTGAAGTTCCCCCGTCACCTGGGCATCCACTCCGGCGGCATGGTGCTCTGCGACCGGCCGGTGACCGAGGTCTGCCCGATCGAGTGGGCCCGGATGGAGAACCGCACGGTCCTGCAGTGGGACAAGGACGACTGCGCGGCCGCCGGGCTGGTCAAGTTCGACCTGCTCGGGCTCGGCATGCTCACCGCGCTGCACTACTGCCGGGACCTGGTGCGCGACCACCACGGGCTGCTCGTCGACCTGCACCGGATCCCGCTGGACGACAAGGCCGTCTACGCGATGCTCTGCGAGGCGGACTCGGTCGGGGTGTTCCAGGTCGAGAGCCGGGCCCAGATGGCCACGCTGCCCCGGTTGAAGCCGCGGGAGTTCTACGACCTGGTCGTCGAGGTGGCACTGATCCGGCCGGGGCCGATCCAGGGCGGATCGGTGCACCCGTACATCCGGCGGCGCAACGGGCAGGAGAAACCCCGGTACGCCCACCCGCTGCTGGAGAACGCGCTGCACAAGACGCTCGGCGTCCCGCTGTTCCAGGAGCAGCTGATGCAGATGGCGGTCGACGTCGCCGGGTTCAGCGCGGCCGAGGCCGACCAGCTGCGCCGGGCGATCGGCTCGAAACGGTCCCCGGAGCGGATGGACGCGCTGAGGGATCGCTTCTACGCCGGCATGGCCGCGAACGGCATCACCGGCGAGCTCGCCGACCAGATCTTCGGCCAGCTCGCCGCGTTCGCGAACTTCGGCTTCCCGGAGAGCCACGCGATGAGCTTCGCCGCGCTGGTGCTCTACAGCTCCTGGTTCAAGCGGTACTTCCCAGCCGCGTTCTGCGCCGCGTTGCTCGCCGCCCAGCCGATGGGGTTCTACTCGCCCCAGTCGCTGGTCGCCGACGCCCGGCGGCACGGCGTCACGGTGCGCGGGCCCGATCTCAACGCGAGCCTGGCCAAGGCCACGCTGGAGCCGCTGGGCGTGCCGGACGGCCCCTCGGCGTTCCCACCGCCGGGGACACCACCCCGGCTCGACCACGCGGTCCGGCTGGGGCTCGCCGCGGTCCGGACGATCGGCGACGACCTGGCGGACCGGCTGGTGGCCGAGCGAGCGGAGCACGGCCCGTACACCGACATGACGAACCTGACGCAGCGGATCGCGCTCACCACCGCGCAGGTCGAGGCGCTGGCCACGGCCGGGGCCTTCGACTGTTTCGGGCTCTCCCGGCGGGCCGCGCTCTGGGCCGCCGGCGCGGTGGCGCAGGGGCGGCCCGACCGGCTCGCCGGGGTCGTGATCGGGGTGGAGGCGCCGATGCTGCCCGGGATGTCGGAGGTCGAGGAGGCGATCGCGGACGTCTGGGCGACCGGGGTCTCGCCGGACAGCTACCCGACGCAGTTCGTCCGTTCGCAGTTGGACGCCCGGGGCGCGGTACCGATCGCGTCGCTCGGTGCGTTCCGGGACGGGAGCCGGGTGCTGGTCGGTGGGGTGGTGACGCACCGGCAGCGGCCGGCGACCGCGGGCGGCGTCACGTTCGTCAACCTCGAGGACGAGACCGGGATGCTCAACGTCGTCTGCACGCAGGGGGTCTGGACCCGGTACCGGCGGGTCGCGCGCGGCTCGGCGGCGCTGCTGGTGCGCGGACGGCTGCAGAACGTCGAGGGTGTGATCGGCGTGAGCGCGGAGGTGCTGGAGCCGTTGCCGCTGCGGGTGACGTCGACGTCGCGCGACTTCCGGTGA
- a CDS encoding GNAT family N-acetyltransferase — MLTTRPVRVLRDADRAEVEELLDADPVASVFVAARVGSHGISRWRLGAQLWGYTLDGVICGLCYSGANLVPLSTEPEAVRAFADVAREQGRVCSSIVGPDKAVLPLWDDLVGDWGPPREVRASQPLLATAVLPEVVPDPWVRRADMRDFDALLPACIAMYTEEIGVSPVEWDGGVAYRARVAELVRAGRSYVRMENGEVVFKAELGAVSSRVAQVQGVWVHPDRRGTGVATAAMAAVVADTLRTVAPIVSLYVNDFNHAARTVYDRCGFTQVGTFATVLF, encoded by the coding sequence GTGCTGACCACCAGGCCGGTGCGCGTCCTACGGGACGCCGACCGCGCCGAGGTCGAGGAGTTGCTGGACGCCGACCCGGTCGCGAGCGTGTTCGTCGCCGCCCGGGTGGGGTCGCACGGCATTTCTCGTTGGCGGCTGGGTGCGCAGCTCTGGGGTTACACCCTGGATGGGGTCATCTGCGGCCTCTGCTACTCCGGCGCGAACCTGGTGCCGCTCTCCACCGAGCCGGAGGCGGTCCGAGCGTTCGCCGACGTGGCGAGGGAGCAGGGACGGGTCTGCTCGTCGATCGTCGGGCCGGACAAGGCGGTGCTGCCGCTCTGGGACGACCTGGTGGGGGACTGGGGGCCGCCGCGGGAGGTCCGGGCCTCGCAGCCGCTACTCGCCACCGCAGTGCTGCCCGAGGTGGTCCCCGATCCGTGGGTGCGCCGGGCTGACATGCGCGACTTCGATGCCCTGCTGCCGGCCTGCATCGCGATGTACACCGAGGAGATCGGGGTCTCGCCGGTCGAGTGGGACGGCGGGGTCGCCTACCGGGCGCGGGTCGCCGAGCTGGTCCGCGCCGGGCGCTCGTACGTGCGGATGGAGAACGGCGAGGTCGTTTTCAAGGCCGAGCTCGGGGCGGTCAGTTCCCGGGTCGCGCAGGTGCAGGGCGTCTGGGTGCACCCGGACCGGCGCGGTACCGGGGTGGCGACGGCGGCGATGGCGGCGGTGGTCGCCGACACGCTCCGGACGGTGGCGCCGATCGTCAGCCTCTACGTCAACGACTTCAACCACGCGGCCCGCACGGTCTACGACCGCTGCGGCTTCACCCAAGTCGGCACCTTCGCCACGGTCCTGTTCTGA
- a CDS encoding DUF6504 family protein has protein sequence MTEETEVRRGGGADAPVEFRWNGQIHRVREVLTHHRIRHSSRSAPSSTRPDLPPPSPPVVDELEARRLARAADPEDPTELSTPPPAASRPPDEEVWRVLASPSALQPAPALAGVFDLRFDWTVGRWTVTRIDILEEEE, from the coding sequence GTGACCGAGGAGACCGAGGTCCGGCGCGGTGGTGGCGCGGACGCTCCGGTGGAGTTTCGCTGGAACGGTCAGATCCACCGGGTGCGTGAGGTTCTCACGCACCACCGCATCCGACACTCATCCCGGTCAGCCCCCTCCTCCACGCGTCCCGACCTTCCACCACCTTCCCCGCCCGTGGTGGACGAGCTCGAAGCCCGCCGGCTGGCGCGTGCCGCCGATCCGGAGGACCCCACCGAGCTGTCCACCCCACCGCCGGCCGCATCCCGTCCACCTGACGAGGAGGTCTGGCGGGTCCTGGCGAGCCCGTCGGCATTGCAGCCGGCCCCCGCCCTCGCCGGCGTCTTCGACCTGCGCTTCGACTGGACTGTCGGGCGCTGGACCGTCACCAGGATCGACATCCTCGAGGAGGAAGAATGA